The following proteins are co-located in the Paludibaculum fermentans genome:
- a CDS encoding serine hydrolase domain-containing protein: MASHRRRFLQYGAGPLLYPLLGHSSAAPTAAGDLYFPPPDAHGGWRTLSGADHIRRTAGMDLDRLHQAFRYTATTSQHGGLLVVRKGWLLYERYFGRAARDVTPNMYSVGKTVTSLCCGILLDEHRDRLPKGLDQEVFTETYLPESFPLADPRQAGIKLGHLLTMTSGMREGNSGIVRGEVVKLDPQPPAAKLDQDQAALRAPMWTHPGGGYSYSSQGVHVVSILMRRILGMELQAYFDQKIARPLGFGGWGYAQNTPAGRLPHTPGGAGLALRATDALRYGYLLLRQGNWLGKQLIPRAYMDLCRQPSPYNPHSPYSLQFEVNADGHVFGAPPDTFFKSGAGGFCLYAVPSLDLVVYKLASVTRPGANPMPYDLGFGGNTAKTDETRDHWQPGPGDQFHDGPINGDAATRRTLEMVIAAIVG, translated from the coding sequence ATGGCATCGCACCGCAGACGCTTCCTGCAATACGGAGCCGGCCCTCTTCTCTACCCCCTGCTCGGCCATAGTTCGGCCGCCCCCACCGCCGCCGGCGATCTCTACTTTCCGCCCCCGGACGCGCATGGCGGATGGCGGACCCTCTCCGGCGCGGACCACATCCGCAGGACCGCCGGCATGGACCTCGACCGGCTCCATCAGGCCTTCCGCTACACCGCCACCACCAGCCAGCACGGCGGCCTGCTCGTCGTCCGCAAAGGCTGGCTGCTCTACGAACGCTACTTCGGCCGCGCCGCTCGCGACGTCACCCCCAACATGTACTCCGTGGGCAAAACCGTCACCAGCCTCTGCTGCGGCATCCTGCTCGACGAGCACCGCGACCGCCTCCCCAAGGGCCTGGACCAGGAGGTCTTCACCGAAACCTACCTCCCTGAGTCCTTCCCCCTGGCCGACCCGCGCCAGGCCGGCATCAAACTCGGCCACCTCCTCACCATGACCTCCGGCATGCGCGAGGGCAACTCCGGCATCGTCCGCGGAGAGGTCGTCAAACTGGATCCCCAGCCGCCCGCCGCCAAACTCGACCAGGATCAGGCCGCCCTCCGCGCGCCCATGTGGACCCATCCGGGCGGCGGCTACAGCTACTCCTCCCAGGGCGTCCACGTCGTCTCCATCCTCATGCGCCGCATCCTCGGCATGGAACTCCAGGCCTACTTCGACCAGAAGATCGCCAGGCCCCTCGGCTTCGGCGGCTGGGGCTACGCCCAGAACACCCCCGCCGGCCGCCTGCCCCACACACCCGGCGGAGCCGGCCTGGCTCTCCGCGCCACCGATGCCCTCCGCTACGGCTACCTCCTGCTCCGCCAGGGCAACTGGCTCGGCAAACAACTCATCCCCCGCGCCTACATGGACCTCTGCCGCCAGCCCTCCCCCTACAACCCCCACTCGCCCTATAGCCTCCAGTTCGAGGTGAACGCCGACGGCCACGTCTTCGGAGCCCCGCCCGATACCTTCTTCAAGTCAGGAGCCGGCGGCTTCTGCCTCTATGCCGTCCCGTCGCTCGACCTGGTCGTCTACAAACTCGCCTCCGTCACCCGGCCCGGCGCCAACCCCATGCCCTACGACCTGGGCTTCGGAGGCAACACCGCAAAGACCGACGAGACCCGCGACCACTGGCAGCCCGGCCCCGGAGACCAGTTCCACGACGGCCCCATCAATGGCGACGCCGCCACACGCCGCACCCTGGAGATGGTCATCGCCGCCATCGTCGGCTGA
- a CDS encoding WD40/YVTN/BNR-like repeat-containing protein has product MPSAKWIPLLAMLPCAIAAQYTLYTCMVTSKGYVVGAKLPPSGIFRKAPNGGWRHAGYNHPFLSALDFDPRNPSVLYVAAGNGLIQVTGQGEHWKILTGSDVTELMDVSVDRNAPADIYFSHTRGIRVTHDGGATWHDASAGLHRKYTMAVRVDRQRKGVLLAGNEEGIFRSEDGGQSWKLAGAAGYQALHLEQSPHDPCRWLASTQGGGLFASTDCGVTFESNGSLAVDRNLSDIAFDPASPNRIAVAGWGLGVMLSEDAGKTWQGRNTGLPTTSVWSVSFDPSTPGRLYAGVHEEALYVSQNYGRTWTKDGLEGSRVFRLRFVPEVQP; this is encoded by the coding sequence ATGCCCTCCGCAAAATGGATCCCCCTGTTGGCGATGCTCCCCTGCGCCATCGCCGCCCAATACACCCTCTACACCTGCATGGTCACGTCGAAAGGCTATGTCGTCGGAGCCAAACTCCCGCCCAGCGGCATCTTCCGCAAAGCCCCCAACGGTGGGTGGCGGCACGCCGGCTACAACCACCCCTTCCTCAGCGCCCTCGACTTCGATCCGCGGAACCCGTCGGTCCTCTACGTCGCCGCCGGCAACGGCCTCATCCAGGTCACCGGCCAGGGCGAACATTGGAAGATCCTCACCGGCAGCGATGTCACCGAGCTGATGGATGTCTCGGTCGACCGCAATGCCCCCGCCGACATCTACTTCAGCCACACCCGCGGCATTCGCGTCACCCACGACGGCGGCGCCACCTGGCACGACGCCAGTGCCGGTCTGCATCGTAAGTACACCATGGCCGTCCGCGTCGACCGGCAGCGCAAGGGCGTCCTCCTCGCCGGCAACGAGGAAGGCATCTTCCGCAGCGAGGATGGCGGCCAGTCCTGGAAGCTCGCCGGAGCCGCCGGCTACCAGGCCCTCCACCTGGAACAGTCTCCGCACGACCCCTGCCGCTGGCTCGCCTCCACCCAGGGCGGAGGCCTCTTCGCCTCCACTGACTGCGGCGTCACCTTCGAAAGCAACGGCAGCCTCGCCGTCGACCGCAACCTCTCTGACATCGCCTTCGACCCCGCCTCGCCCAACCGCATCGCCGTCGCCGGCTGGGGTCTCGGCGTCATGCTCTCTGAGGACGCAGGCAAGACCTGGCAGGGCCGCAACACGGGCCTGCCCACCACCAGCGTCTGGAGCGTCTCCTTCGACCCCTCCACGCCCGGCCGCCTCTACGCCGGAGTCCACGAAGAGGCCCTCTACGTCTCCCAGAACTACGGCCGCACCTGGACCAAGGACGGCCTCGAAGGCAGCCGCGTCTTCCGCCTGCGCTTCGTTCCGGAGGTGCAGCCGTGA
- a CDS encoding L-rhamnose mutarotase yields the protein MTRYGMAIGLKPEAELEYRKQHAAVWPEVLEMIQLCHIRNYSIYLRDCTLFSYFEYDGTDFDADMARMAADPATQRWWALMMPMQSPLPGRKDGAWWAEMEEVFHLD from the coding sequence ATGACACGCTACGGGATGGCGATCGGGCTGAAGCCTGAGGCGGAGTTGGAGTACCGGAAGCAGCATGCGGCGGTGTGGCCGGAGGTGCTCGAGATGATCCAGCTGTGCCACATCCGCAACTACTCGATCTACCTGCGCGACTGCACGCTGTTCAGCTACTTCGAATACGACGGCACGGACTTCGACGCCGATATGGCGCGGATGGCGGCGGACCCGGCCACACAGAGATGGTGGGCGCTGATGATGCCGATGCAGAGCCCGCTGCCGGGCCGGAAGGACGGGGCCTGGTGGGCCGAAATGGAGGAGGTCTTCCACCTCGACTGA
- a CDS encoding uroporphyrinogen decarboxylase family protein: MQRTQNCLLKLDRMNKALRHQEPDRVPVSDFFWGGFLSRWRAELGLAADADIYRYYDLDWQVVSPNMDPHIRPFEILRDCANEVTVRTGFGATIRKKFDQAMPAFLAFEATTVKHLEDFEFDDPFDERRYFAAGDDQINGVGDGFERNVAAFVERVGAVYEDFPVFGSVCEAHEMLWRIIGPENVMLWMGQFPDAIAQFVDRLHEFNLGLLRGQMQAAQGRLAGVVIWGDVAYKKGMLFSPAFWRDHFKPGVKAMIDECHSHGLPVIYHGCGNVSRIFEDFIEIGVDAYNPLEAKAGLDVVDLRRKYGHGIGFCGNMDVQLWAAGDRHELRAAVLRKLNAAKGGGFIFQSDHSVPSNVPGESYDYVVQLVRKHGVYPLQLGEYDLEDVH, from the coding sequence ATGCAGCGAACCCAGAATTGCCTGCTGAAGCTCGACCGCATGAACAAGGCTCTGCGGCACCAGGAACCGGATCGTGTTCCGGTGAGCGACTTCTTCTGGGGCGGCTTCCTGTCACGCTGGCGAGCGGAACTTGGTTTGGCCGCCGATGCCGATATCTACCGCTACTACGATCTCGACTGGCAGGTGGTGAGTCCGAATATGGATCCGCACATCCGGCCGTTCGAGATCCTGCGAGACTGTGCGAATGAGGTGACGGTGCGCACGGGTTTCGGGGCCACGATCCGCAAGAAGTTCGACCAGGCGATGCCGGCCTTTCTGGCGTTTGAGGCGACCACCGTCAAGCACCTGGAGGACTTCGAGTTTGACGACCCGTTCGACGAACGGCGGTACTTCGCCGCGGGGGATGACCAGATCAACGGTGTGGGGGACGGGTTCGAGCGGAACGTCGCTGCCTTTGTCGAGCGCGTGGGCGCGGTGTATGAGGACTTCCCGGTCTTCGGCTCAGTCTGCGAGGCGCACGAGATGCTGTGGCGCATCATCGGCCCGGAAAACGTGATGCTTTGGATGGGGCAGTTCCCGGATGCCATCGCGCAGTTCGTGGACCGGTTGCACGAGTTCAATCTCGGGCTGCTGCGAGGGCAGATGCAGGCGGCACAGGGTCGGCTGGCGGGCGTCGTGATCTGGGGCGACGTTGCCTATAAGAAGGGCATGCTGTTCTCGCCGGCGTTCTGGCGGGACCACTTCAAGCCGGGCGTGAAGGCGATGATCGACGAGTGCCACAGCCACGGGCTGCCGGTGATCTACCACGGCTGCGGCAACGTCAGCCGGATCTTCGAGGACTTCATCGAGATTGGGGTGGACGCCTACAATCCGCTGGAAGCGAAGGCGGGGCTCGATGTCGTGGACCTGCGGCGCAAGTACGGTCACGGCATCGGCTTCTGCGGGAATATGGACGTGCAGCTTTGGGCGGCGGGCGACCGGCACGAGTTGCGGGCCGCCGTGCTGAGGAAGCTGAATGCGGCCAAGGGCGGCGGCTTCATCTTCCAGTCGGACCATTCGGTACCGTCGAACGTGCCGGGTGAGAGCTACGACTACGTCGTCCAGTTGGTGCGCAAGCATGGGGTGTACCCGCTGCAACTGGGCGAGTACGACCTGGAGGATGTGCATTGA
- a CDS encoding alpha-L-fucosidase — protein sequence MKRRTFCTFPLVLTLPAQEGPDPGAPRAAVERWKDHRFGMFIHWGPVSIVGTEIGWSRGGERRGRTETKTGNVPVEVYDNLYRMFDPVKFDPDEWVQLAKDSGMKYLVFTTKHHDGFCNFNSTLTDYKITSPRCAYGKDIVRMLSDACRRGGLDWGVYYSQPDWHHPDYRNGAAHAKYIEYLHGQVRELLTGYGPTKMWFFDGLGGKAADWDAPRLLKMMRELEPELIINNRAGLPADNDTPEQRIGMFQNNRPWETCATVGQQWAYNPNDKLRSTEECLRGLVCCAIGDGNLLFNVGPRPDGLIEPTHAARLREMGEFLKKYGESIYATRGGPFVAPDEKKRPAHAEGFALAEGAWWGGSTHKGNAIYLHILRWPAESIELPAIPLKIVRHSLLSGTGQAEVKQTATGIRVSVPAAQRGAVDTIVKLELDGDAGSLSPR from the coding sequence ATGAAACGCCGAACATTCTGTACTTTCCCGTTGGTCCTGACGTTGCCCGCCCAGGAGGGCCCTGACCCGGGCGCCCCCCGGGCCGCGGTGGAGCGCTGGAAGGACCACCGCTTCGGGATGTTTATTCACTGGGGTCCCGTGAGTATTGTGGGCACGGAGATCGGATGGTCGCGCGGCGGTGAACGGAGAGGACGAACAGAAACTAAAACTGGAAATGTTCCGGTTGAAGTTTACGACAATCTCTACCGAATGTTCGATCCCGTCAAATTCGACCCGGATGAGTGGGTCCAATTGGCGAAGGACTCGGGCATGAAGTATCTGGTGTTCACCACGAAGCACCACGACGGCTTCTGCAACTTCAATTCTACGCTGACTGACTACAAGATCACCAGTCCTCGGTGCGCTTACGGGAAGGATATTGTGCGGATGCTCTCCGACGCCTGCCGGCGCGGTGGACTCGATTGGGGCGTTTACTATTCGCAGCCTGACTGGCATCATCCGGATTACCGCAATGGGGCGGCTCATGCGAAGTACATCGAGTATCTGCATGGACAGGTTCGCGAACTGCTCACAGGGTACGGGCCGACAAAGATGTGGTTCTTTGACGGGTTGGGCGGGAAGGCTGCCGATTGGGATGCTCCGCGCCTGTTGAAGATGATGCGGGAGCTGGAGCCGGAACTGATCATCAACAATCGCGCCGGCTTGCCCGCGGATAACGACACTCCGGAGCAGCGCATCGGAATGTTCCAGAACAACCGTCCTTGGGAGACTTGCGCCACGGTGGGCCAGCAGTGGGCTTACAACCCGAACGACAAGCTGCGTTCCACAGAGGAGTGTTTGCGTGGCCTAGTGTGCTGCGCGATCGGCGACGGCAATCTGCTGTTCAATGTGGGGCCGAGACCGGATGGACTCATCGAACCTACGCATGCGGCGCGGTTGCGGGAGATGGGCGAGTTCCTGAAGAAGTATGGCGAGAGCATCTACGCCACTCGCGGCGGACCGTTCGTGGCTCCGGATGAGAAGAAGCGGCCGGCTCACGCGGAAGGTTTCGCATTGGCGGAAGGCGCGTGGTGGGGCGGCAGCACGCACAAAGGCAACGCCATCTACCTGCACATTCTGCGCTGGCCGGCGGAGAGCATTGAACTACCCGCAATTCCCCTGAAGATCGTGCGGCACAGCCTGCTTTCGGGAACGGGCCAGGCGGAAGTGAAGCAGACCGCGACAGGGATTCGCGTCAGTGTGCCTGCTGCTCAACGCGGGGCGGTGGACACCATCGTCAAGCTCGAACTCGACGGCGACGCCGGTTCCCTCTCTCCCCGATAG
- a CDS encoding TonB-dependent receptor — MRVSIGRVVFLLLSGLAAVFAQSTQSSILGNIRDSGGAVVPGAKVILVNEGSNDERVQLTDTAGDYRFSGLLNGRYRVSVEAAGFKSHTTRGVTLDVSQIRRVDAALEVGDVSSMITVEGVAAAHVDTETATLSNVSTARDFAELPMSVYGRAWINVAKVAAGVQSSSGLEVNGARDNANNFSSDGISSNDIVSSRQTPNGFSGDIEAFQEMKVSTANNSAEYAQVAQFAAVSKSGENTVHGGLFWGNYNSATGARAWQDQTGPSFENFNQFTAMNGGPVYIPKIYDGRNRTFYFFTYGGARYRTGARYNTSVPPDAFRNGDFSSLTGSIPILDPLTGQPFPGNKIPSSRISSVANAWQTLIYPRPNLAGQGDLGLVNNYYTDPGAQFNADNVSTRIDHKFSDRNYFFARVGLTIHNQDANPGPLLGGYGGTGDNDPGRSVVVSDTHILTPGLVNEAKVGYSSTSFDYWGVNPLADAVSRIGLQGIKNPSNDPSLAGMPDLQINGANGFQGTSSTGYSSQTQNTYQLIDNLSWSRGRHSIKAGIDIRRYQVNDQNKPQNVTGSIAFDDQLSGFAYANFLLGLPSNVSLAVARPNAYIRSTQQGFYIQDEFKVNRRLTLTYGIRYEYQSPWVEKFDRLTSFTLKTGSVVTAGTTIPTDLVLAVAAQLPIVTAAAAGLPTRSLMKNDTANWSPRFGLAYRPFGDDRTVFRMGYGVFTSMWPGQLGLGATGGPWRSDQSWYIVNNTPSISFPNPFQSTVQGFSGVQSINAINSDFPHERTQQWNASVGRQFLKTGIDVAYVGTKAKNLPFYDNLNLLRPSTTPFNPSNQPYPLFSSVGYNQTGSSSIYHGLTVKAERRVSRGLTFNINYTLAKALDEVGLNGYLNAAAQNQYNRRLERGDDPAIRRHTLIFFYTYELPVGHGKALLGNASGLFDKIVSGWQVAGTTLMQSGPFRSPSFSGVDPTNTNQFGGRPDRIGEGNIGGSLKDRIESHQVIFNRGAFVIPAAGRGYYGNSARSVLIGPGSVNWNLVAAKNVYLFAERVRAQLRCELYNAFNHPNFSTPSTNISSSSFGLVTGASSGRRVQISSRFEF; from the coding sequence GTGAGAGTTTCGATTGGTAGGGTGGTCTTTCTGTTGCTTAGCGGACTCGCTGCAGTTTTCGCGCAGTCCACGCAAAGCAGCATTCTCGGCAACATCCGCGATTCCGGTGGCGCGGTCGTCCCTGGTGCGAAGGTCATCCTCGTCAACGAGGGTTCCAACGACGAGCGCGTCCAGCTCACCGATACGGCGGGCGACTATCGCTTCTCCGGCCTTCTCAACGGACGCTATCGCGTTTCGGTGGAAGCGGCGGGCTTCAAATCGCACACAACCCGCGGAGTTACTCTGGACGTCAGCCAGATCCGCCGCGTCGACGCCGCCCTGGAAGTCGGCGACGTCAGCTCGATGATCACCGTCGAAGGTGTCGCCGCCGCCCACGTCGATACGGAAACCGCCACCCTCTCGAATGTCTCCACGGCCCGCGACTTCGCCGAACTCCCCATGAGCGTCTATGGACGGGCTTGGATCAACGTCGCCAAAGTGGCCGCCGGCGTGCAATCCAGCAGCGGCCTCGAAGTGAACGGAGCCCGCGATAACGCCAACAACTTCTCCTCGGACGGCATTTCGTCCAACGACATCGTCAGCAGCCGCCAAACCCCCAACGGCTTCTCGGGCGATATCGAAGCCTTCCAGGAAATGAAGGTCTCCACCGCCAACAACTCCGCCGAATACGCGCAGGTCGCCCAGTTCGCAGCCGTTTCCAAGTCGGGCGAGAACACCGTCCACGGCGGACTTTTCTGGGGCAACTACAACTCGGCCACCGGCGCGCGCGCGTGGCAGGACCAGACGGGCCCATCCTTTGAGAACTTCAACCAGTTCACGGCTATGAACGGCGGCCCCGTCTACATCCCCAAAATCTACGACGGCCGGAACCGCACCTTCTACTTCTTTACCTACGGCGGCGCGCGCTACCGCACCGGCGCCCGCTACAACACCAGCGTCCCGCCCGACGCCTTCCGCAACGGCGATTTCTCCTCACTCACCGGCTCCATTCCGATTCTCGACCCTCTCACCGGCCAGCCATTCCCCGGCAATAAGATTCCCTCCAGCCGCATAAGTTCCGTCGCGAACGCGTGGCAAACTCTCATCTATCCCCGTCCCAACCTGGCGGGCCAGGGCGATCTCGGACTGGTCAATAACTATTACACGGACCCCGGCGCGCAGTTCAATGCCGACAACGTCTCCACCCGCATCGACCACAAGTTCTCCGACCGCAACTACTTCTTTGCCCGCGTCGGCCTGACCATCCATAACCAGGACGCCAACCCGGGCCCGCTACTCGGCGGCTACGGCGGCACTGGCGACAACGACCCCGGTCGCAGCGTCGTCGTCTCCGACACGCATATCCTCACCCCCGGTCTCGTGAACGAGGCGAAAGTGGGTTACTCCAGCACGAGCTTCGACTATTGGGGCGTCAACCCGCTCGCCGACGCCGTCAGCCGGATCGGCCTGCAGGGGATCAAGAATCCCAGCAACGATCCTTCCCTCGCCGGCATGCCAGATCTCCAGATCAACGGAGCCAACGGCTTCCAGGGCACCTCCTCCACCGGGTACAGTTCACAAACGCAGAACACCTATCAGCTCATCGACAATCTCTCCTGGAGCCGCGGACGCCACAGCATCAAGGCCGGCATCGACATCCGCCGCTACCAGGTGAACGACCAGAACAAACCCCAGAACGTCACCGGTTCCATCGCCTTTGACGACCAGCTCAGCGGCTTCGCCTATGCCAACTTTCTGCTGGGCCTTCCCTCGAACGTGAGCCTGGCCGTGGCCCGTCCCAACGCCTACATCCGCAGCACGCAGCAGGGCTTCTACATCCAGGACGAGTTCAAAGTGAACCGGCGCCTGACCCTCACCTACGGGATCCGCTATGAGTACCAGTCCCCGTGGGTCGAGAAGTTCGATCGCCTGACGTCCTTCACCCTCAAGACCGGCAGCGTCGTCACCGCCGGTACCACCATCCCGACCGATCTGGTGCTCGCCGTCGCCGCGCAGTTGCCCATCGTCACCGCCGCCGCCGCCGGCCTGCCCACGCGCAGCCTGATGAAGAACGACACCGCCAACTGGAGCCCCCGCTTCGGTTTGGCCTATCGGCCCTTCGGCGATGACAGAACAGTCTTCCGCATGGGCTATGGCGTCTTCACTTCGATGTGGCCCGGACAGTTGGGGCTCGGCGCCACCGGCGGACCCTGGCGCTCGGATCAGAGCTGGTACATCGTGAACAACACTCCCAGCATCTCGTTCCCGAATCCCTTCCAATCCACTGTCCAGGGCTTCTCCGGGGTGCAGAGCATCAACGCCATCAACTCCGACTTCCCGCACGAGCGCACCCAGCAGTGGAACGCTTCGGTCGGCCGCCAGTTCCTGAAGACCGGCATCGATGTCGCTTATGTCGGGACCAAGGCGAAGAACCTCCCCTTCTACGACAACCTCAACCTGCTGCGCCCCAGCACCACACCGTTCAATCCGAGCAACCAGCCTTACCCGCTGTTCAGCAGCGTGGGCTATAACCAGACAGGATCTTCCTCGATCTACCACGGCCTGACTGTGAAGGCGGAACGCCGCGTTAGCCGCGGTCTCACCTTCAACATCAACTACACGCTGGCCAAGGCCCTCGACGAAGTCGGCCTCAACGGCTACCTGAATGCCGCGGCGCAGAACCAGTACAACCGGCGGCTGGAGCGCGGCGACGATCCCGCCATCCGCCGCCACACGCTGATCTTCTTCTACACCTACGAACTCCCGGTCGGTCACGGCAAAGCCCTGCTGGGCAATGCCTCCGGCCTCTTCGACAAGATCGTCTCCGGGTGGCAGGTGGCCGGCACGACGCTGATGCAATCCGGGCCGTTCCGTTCGCCCAGCTTCTCCGGCGTGGACCCGACGAACACCAACCAGTTCGGCGGCCGGCCGGACCGGATCGGCGAGGGCAACATCGGCGGATCGTTGAAGGATCGCATCGAAAGCCACCAGGTGATCTTCAACCGGGGGGCGTTCGTCATCCCGGCGGCGGGGCGTGGTTACTACGGCAATTCCGCCCGCTCCGTCCTGATCGGACCTGGCTCCGTCAACTGGAACCTGGTCGCCGCTAAGAATGTCTACCTCTTCGCGGAACGCGTCCGGGCCCAGCTCCGCTGCGAGCTCTACAACGCCTTCAACCACCCGAACTTCAGCACTCCTAGCACAAACATCTCCAGTTCCAGCTTTGGGCTGGTGACGGGCGCCTCGTCCGGCCGGCGCGTGCAGATCAGCTCCCGCTTCGAGTTCTAA
- a CDS encoding Gfo/Idh/MocA family protein: MQRRQFIPVAAAALSLGAQRILGANDRVNVAIIGLGGRGNDHLTEFLNMGGVEISAICDVDPVSIEKAQGSIVAAGRPAARQFSDMRRVFDLAGVHAVSMATPNHWHALGAVWAMRAGKDVYCEKPASHDPTESRIMLEAARRHGRMLQIGTQSRSLPHKMEAVELLRSGVIGEVYAAKGICYKRRKSIGHKADSAAPKGVDWDAFLGPAPFRPFNELRFKYNWHWFWDTGNGDLGNQGVHQMDVARWGLGLPDNHGTLRSVAASGGKLVYQDDQETPNTLMSTFEFEGRQLTFEVRGLVAERVGGLGSPRGNCIGNIFYGADGWLELDDSAYRVYQGEDHRLIREGRDQTKSETAPHIQNFLDAVKSRDYKSLRADIAISGASADLCHFANISYRVGRKLNWDAAQHKWCGDSEANSLMSRQNRAPYTWPESF, translated from the coding sequence ATGCAAAGACGCCAGTTCATCCCCGTCGCCGCCGCTGCCCTCTCCCTGGGGGCTCAGCGGATTCTCGGCGCCAACGATCGTGTGAATGTCGCCATCATCGGCCTCGGCGGCCGTGGCAACGATCACCTCACCGAGTTTCTGAATATGGGCGGAGTGGAGATCTCGGCGATCTGCGACGTTGATCCCGTCTCCATCGAGAAGGCACAGGGGAGCATCGTCGCCGCTGGCCGGCCCGCGGCGCGCCAGTTCAGCGACATGCGGCGCGTCTTTGATCTGGCCGGCGTCCACGCCGTCTCCATGGCGACGCCGAATCACTGGCACGCCCTGGGCGCGGTGTGGGCCATGCGCGCCGGCAAGGACGTCTACTGCGAGAAGCCGGCCAGCCACGATCCCACGGAAAGCCGCATCATGCTCGAAGCCGCTCGCCGGCACGGCCGCATGCTTCAGATCGGTACGCAGAGCCGCAGTCTGCCCCACAAGATGGAAGCGGTGGAATTGCTCCGGTCGGGGGTGATCGGAGAAGTCTACGCCGCGAAAGGGATCTGCTATAAACGGCGAAAGTCGATCGGTCACAAAGCGGACTCGGCTGCGCCGAAAGGCGTCGATTGGGATGCGTTTCTCGGGCCCGCGCCCTTCCGGCCGTTCAATGAGTTGCGCTTCAAGTACAACTGGCACTGGTTCTGGGACACCGGCAACGGGGACCTCGGCAACCAGGGTGTCCACCAGATGGACGTCGCGCGTTGGGGCCTGGGCCTGCCCGACAATCACGGCACCCTGCGCAGCGTCGCCGCGTCCGGAGGGAAACTCGTCTACCAGGACGATCAGGAGACACCCAATACCCTGATGTCGACCTTCGAATTTGAGGGCCGGCAGCTCACATTTGAAGTGCGCGGCTTGGTGGCCGAGCGGGTGGGCGGCCTCGGCTCACCGCGCGGCAATTGCATCGGCAACATATTCTATGGCGCCGACGGCTGGCTCGAACTGGACGACTCCGCCTACCGCGTCTATCAGGGCGAAGACCATCGACTCATCCGCGAGGGCCGCGACCAGACCAAATCAGAGACGGCTCCGCACATCCAGAACTTCCTGGATGCCGTGAAGAGCCGCGACTACAAATCCCTGCGCGCCGACATCGCCATCAGCGGAGCGTCCGCCGATCTCTGCCACTTCGCCAATATCAGTTACAGGGTCGGCAGGAAGCTCAACTGGGACGCTGCGCAGCACAAGTGGTGCGGCGATTCGGAGGCCAACAGCCTCATGAGCCGCCAAAACCGCGCTCCCTACACCTGGCCGGAGTCGTTCTGA
- a CDS encoding carbohydrate-binding family 9-like protein, which produces MVSAPNNAFRSLYAPGEALLHLDPQDPFWRKAPALHANRDPFGRLSPKLETTIRSRWTGEHLYVLFECPYQTLHLKPEPILHAKTWLLWNWDVVELFIGDDWEHIERYKEFELSPQGEWLDLAIDRNPPEIERHRAWASGMKTRAHVDEERRLWLGAMRIPFASITDAAVGPGKTFRANLYRIEGAPEERRLVAWMATGSESFHVPAAFGTLELVV; this is translated from the coding sequence ATGGTGAGCGCACCCAACAACGCTTTCCGCAGCCTCTACGCACCGGGAGAAGCGCTGCTCCACCTGGATCCGCAGGATCCGTTCTGGCGGAAGGCTCCGGCGCTGCATGCCAACCGGGACCCATTCGGCAGGCTGTCGCCGAAGCTGGAGACTACTATTCGCTCCCGCTGGACGGGCGAGCACCTCTATGTTCTGTTCGAGTGCCCCTACCAGACTCTGCACCTGAAGCCGGAGCCGATCCTGCACGCGAAGACGTGGCTGCTCTGGAACTGGGACGTGGTGGAGCTATTTATTGGTGATGACTGGGAGCACATCGAACGCTATAAGGAGTTTGAGTTGTCGCCGCAGGGCGAATGGCTGGACCTCGCGATCGACCGCAATCCCCCGGAGATCGAGCGGCACCGGGCCTGGGCTTCCGGAATGAAGACGCGGGCACACGTGGATGAAGAGCGAAGACTGTGGCTCGGGGCGATGCGCATCCCGTTTGCTTCGATCACCGATGCAGCGGTGGGTCCGGGCAAGACGTTTCGCGCCAATCTGTATCGTATTGAAGGCGCTCCCGAGGAGCGGCGACTGGTGGCGTGGATGGCCACTGGCAGCGAGAGCTTCCATGTCCCCGCGGCCTTCGGGACGCTGGAGCTCGTCGTATGA